A single region of the Glycine max cultivar Williams 82 chromosome 20, Glycine_max_v4.0, whole genome shotgun sequence genome encodes:
- the LOC121174385 gene encoding secreted RxLR effector protein 161-like: protein MSYASAVGSIMYTQICTQPNISSATGMLGRYQSNSGMEHWKAVKKVLRYLQGTKDHMLTYRRSDHLEVIEYSDSDFVGCVDTRKSTLGFVFLLARGAVSWKSAKQSVVATSTMEDKFLACFEATIQANYLWKFLSWLRIADSIARPLKMYCDNSTTVFFFKNDK from the coding sequence ATGTCGTATGCATCTGCTGTTGGGAGTATTATGTATACTCAGATTTGTACTCAACCAAACATAAGCTCTGCAActggaatgttaggaagatatcaaagtaattcAGGAATGGAACATTGGAAAGCTGTAAAGAAAGTTCTGAGATACTTACAAGGAACGAAAGATCACATGCTTACATATAGGAGGTCTGATCACCTTGAGGTGATTGAGTATTCAGACTCAGACTTTGTTGGATGTGTAGATACAAGAAAATCCACTCTTGGCTTTGTATTTCTCTTAGCCAGAGGAGCAGTATCATGGAAGAGTGCAAAGCAATCAGTTGTTGCTACATCTACCATGGAAGATAAATTTTTagcatgttttgaggctacaattcaggctaattACTTGTGGAAATTTCTTTCATGGCTTAGAATTGCTGACAGTATTGCTAGGCCgttgaaaatgtattgtgataactctaCAACAGTATTTTTCTTTAAGAATGACAAGTAA